The nucleotide sequence TGATGCCTTGACCACCGGGCGTTGGATCAAATGGCGCTGCGCGCCGGATCGCGTCCAGCGCGATTGTATCGGCTGCCTGATTGCCGGAACTTTGCACGACTGTCGCCGCTGCCAAATGGCCACTTCCCGCAATCTGCATGCCGACCACCACGTCACCGGAGGAGCCACGTGAGCGCATGCGGTCAGCAACGCGTATCACGCGGGACGCAACGCGCGATTTATAATCATTGACCTCGCCCTGGCCGACCTGCTGCGCAGAAGTTTGCTGAGCCCCCGAAGACTGCGCGACAGTGCCACCTTCTGATCCGGCCTGTTGTCCGCGTGCAGCATTAACTTCGGCATTTCCACGACGCGCTGGCGCTGCGTCATCGTGCGTTGGCGCAGGCTGTGTTTCCGACTGTTGGTCGGGGCGTGCGGTTGGGCGCATACTGACGGTAAGCGCCAAAGTCTCGCGTCCTTCAGAGGGAGTAACGACCATGGTTGCCGGACGTGAAGTAACGACAGCCAGTTCGGAAACGGCGGTCTCTTTTTCGCTAAGCGCGGCCTGAGCTGTTGATGTCGGTTGCTGTGTTTGCGTCGGGATGGGGGCTTGCGTATCTGTCGATACCGGTGGCGCTGTGGTTGTCACCGTTGGTCTGATAGGCGCTTTGGCTGCCTGCGGCGGAGAAACCGGCGTGGTTGGCATGTCCGCCGATGTCGGGCTTAGTTCTCCATCAGGTGATGCGCTTTCCAGTGTGCTTAGCCACGAGGTCGGCGAAGCTGGTCCCCAAAGCCACTTCACCCGCCATTTCGCCGCCTTCCATGAGCACTTCCGTCTCTGGCCAAACACCCGCGACCGCCAGATGAATGCCGCAAGAGGACAAGACTGCGCAAAGAAGGACCCGCTTGTGCATCGCTAAAGCGCCTGTTCGGTCACGATGAAGACCGCCTCGGCACCGCCGCGGCGCAAGGACTGCGCTAACGCTATGACGGCATCGGCCGGTGCGCGCCGATCTGGCAAAATACGGGCCTTGAGTGCGCCAGATGCCTCACTGGCCAAGATTGTGAGTGCGGCGTCAGGTGAGGATGCAACGCCACGAAAGGTAATCTGTCCAAACGCATCGATGACAAGCGCGTCCGGCGGCGGCACAAATGCATCATCCTCGGTATTCACCAGCTCAATTCCAGGATCCAGCGGTGCCGCCATCTGGGCGGTGACCAGAAAGAAGATCAACATCAGAAAGACGATGTTGATTAGCGGCAGCGTCGGTTCTCCTTTCTCCCGAACTGTTTGTGTCTGCAGAAAACCAGCCATCACTCCAGCACCACGATTTGTGCATCGGGGATCGCGCGTAGCGCGTGCAACGTTTCCGCAAGTATTTGCGCCGTTGCGTCTCCGGTCGTTGTTACAAGAACTTGTGGTGCGGTTTCTGCTAGCATCAAAACGGCCTCGGCCAGCTCGGATGCCGCTGTTTGTGTCCCATTTATGCTCGGCCCGCTTGCGGTTATTCGCACAAGCACCGGTGCGGTTACATTGGTCCTGGCGACCTCACCAGCTCCACCAAGCGTGATCGGAATTTCTCCGAAACGAGAAAAGGTTGAGGTCAGCATGAAAAATAGGAGCAGTAAGAAGATGACGTCAATCAGAGACGTCATCGGCAACCGCGTGCGTTTTCTAACCAGCATGTTGCAACGCATTGCCGGTGGCTGCCCTCGCAGGCGTCTTGCTGCCCAGCCGCTCTTCAAGTGCCACATTTGCCGCGAGGCGATGCGCAAGCAAACGCCCGTCAAACCAGGCTAGCAAAACAGAGGCTGGCATCGCCACGCATAGCCCGACGGCGGTCGTCATCAAAGCCACCCAGATACCACCCGCCAGCAAAGAAGGATCAGCGGTGCTGCCCGCTTCCTGCAGGTTCTGAAATGCTTCAATCATGCCGAGCACAGTGCCAAACAGCCCCAGAAGTGGTGCAAGCTGGGCGGTCAGATCCAGCACACGTAGGCCGCGCGACATCTCACCAAATGCGGCATCCAATTGTGCAGTGGCTTCGGCACGGGCGACGTCGACGTGACCGCCGGGGGTGCGCATATCCATCAGGATCGTTTTGACGAAACCATGGTCTGCGCCACGTCCGACCCCTTCCATCATAAAGATGATGGCCTTCCAAATGGCGACGGTCAGCGCAATCACCGACAGTGCCAGAAGAAGGGCAACAACCGGTCCGCCAAGCTCAAGCAATCCCAAAATGCGGTCTCTGGCGGGAGTGATCATCCCAGCACCTCCACAGCTTCGACACGGGAGGCGACAGAGAGCGGCGCGTCGCACCCCATGCCTGCGCAGCTTTCAATGCCATTGAACAGAATGCGTCCAACCTCAGCGCAGGGTTGGTCCGCAATGTCGAACTGCCGCACCCGCAGGTTGCCCGCGGGCAAATCAACGAAATCAAAGAGTGTGAGAAGCAAGACGGCTCCGCTCGTATCAAACAAGGCGGTTTCCAGAACCAACCCTTCGACACCTGCATCTGACTCTGCCGTAAAGACAAGGCGGCACGCACCTTCTTGCACTGAAACGCCATTGAGTTCGATTTTCATACCGTCGGCAGTCGCTGCCACTGGCAACATGAAAATTGCCGCTGCGAGGTTTCTTATCATGTCGGGTCTCCGGGATGGCGAGGTTCGTAGGCGTCTGGCGGATCGCCTTCTTGATCGGAGCGACCGAACTTCAAAAGGCAACCGTGCGGATCAGAAATATAAAACTCATACATTCCCCAGGGGCGATGATAGATGTGTGTCAGACCCGCCACGCCCGCTACAGTCCACTCGGCGTGGAGCCCATCGATACCTCCACCGCGAATGTAGCAGCTGCTCTCGGTTGGGCGTCCGTCCGTGAAGTCTGGCGGACAGTAGTGCAACTCAATGCCCGGTCTGCGCACGATGAGGTACTCGCCGATGCGCTCGGGCACAAATCCCAAGGCGCTATAGAAATCTGAGGTTTTGGACAGATCCGGGGAGCGTAGGATGGGAATGGTCATGAGGTCAGTCATGCAATGGCTCCATGTCCTGATAAGCGTGCGGCGTGCGGCAAGATCCACGGTGTCCCGTCATTTGGCGCTGAATTGATCGCCAGAGTGCAGCCATAAGCCTCGCTCAGTCTTGCATTGGTCAGCACGTCGGCTGGCGCGCCTGTTGCGACACAACGACCTTCGTTAAGGAGCGTAACTTTCTGCGCATACATCGCGGTGAGATTGAGATCGTGCATGACGGCAACAACACCGCCGCCTGCGCGCGCATAGTCCGCTGCGATCTGCATCACCAACAACTGATGACCAATGTCGAGGGACGATACCGGCTCATCAAGGAACAGCCACCTTGGCTTACCGTTGAGCACAGGGAGCCAGATTTGCACAAGGACACGTGCAAGCTGCACCCGTTGCTTCTCACCGCCCGAAAGCTCGGAGTAGAAGCGCCCTTCGAAGCCTTCGAGGCCAACCCGCACAAGAGCCTGGAATGGAAGGTCCGCAGCATCCGTCGGGTCACCTGTTGCCACACCTGCGGTCAACCCGAGGCGCACAACTTCGAGAACCGTGAAGGGAAACGCAAGTTGCGTGGATTGCGCCAGCACAGCGCGTTCTTTGGCCAGAATCTCAGGGCGGATACTGTGGGTATTTTGCCCGTTGATCTGGACGGTCCCACTATAGCTGATTTCGCCAGTCATCGCACGCAGGAGAGTAGTCTTGCCAGAACCATTGGGGCCGATGATGGCCGCGAAGGTGCCCGCGGATGCGCTAAAATCAACCCCATGCAGGATTTGCGTGGCCCCGAAGTGCACGACGATGTCATTTGCGATCAACGCCATGTTCAGAGATCCACCAAGGCGCGGTTGCGCATCAGTATCCAAAGAAAGAACGGGCCACCGATGATTGCCGTAATGATGCCGATGGGCATCTCCGCTGGCGCAATGACAGTGCGTGCGATCGCATCTGCAAGCAAAAGCATGACACCACCCAGCAAAGCTGAGTTGATGAGGAGGCCCCTATGGTCTGGCCCTTGTACAAGGCGGAGCAGATGGGGGACGACGATCCCGACAAAGCCAATACCGCCGGTTACAGCGACAGAGGCACCAACACTGCATGCAACCGTGAGAATGGCGATCCGTTTCATGGCCTGGACACGGATACCCAGATGCCCGGCAGCGGCTTCACCCAAAGCCAAAGCATTGAGGCTGCGTGCCAGAAACGGTGCAGCCAGCAGGCAGACAATGATAAGCGGCGCTGCAGACCAGAACTTCTGCCAATTGGCCCCTGCAACAGATCCCAGTCCCCAGAACGTCAGATCACGGAGTTCATCATCTGTTGCGTAATAGACGAGAACGCCCGTCAACGCGCTCGCGAGTGCTGCAAGAGCAAGGCCCGCAAGGAGCATCGTAGCTACAGATGTGCGTCCATTGCGTGTTGCCACGCTGTAGAGCAGAATCGTTGTGATCCAGCCACCCAAGAAGGCCGCGAAGGGAACCATGAAAGATCCCAGAGAAGCTTGCAGCCAAAAGGGTGCCGAACCGCCTAGGACGATCGCGATCACCGCACCAAAGCTTGCGCCAGCACTGACACCGACCAGGCCTGGGTCCGCAAGCGGGTTTCGGAACAAGCCCTGCAAGACCGCACCAGACACGGCCAGCGCTGCACCAACCAATGCCCCAATAAGTGTGCGTGGCAGTCGAATGTCCCATACAATGGTTCTATCGCGCAGCGATACATCATCGGCCCCAATCAGAGCACCCACTACATCCGTGTCAGAGGCCGCGCCCCAACCGAGGCTCAAGAGCATTGTCAGCAGCAATGCGCCTGCAAGCAGCGCTGTCAGCAATCGCGCCAGCACGCGACGGTCACCCTGTGGGCGCGTCGCGTGCCTTTGCCCTGCGAGGGAACTGCTGAAAGTCACGCGTTACTCTCCCACTGACAGTGTTTCGAGCTGCGCAAGCAAATCGCCTAAGCAAGCTCTGGCGTGCGCGGCCCAAAACCAAGGGCGCCGGGGATCGTCAGGAATGCCGCATTCTCACCCGCAGGCGTGAGTGCTACCGACGGCAGTGCGAGCACCTCGTCGGCACGACCGCTGTGATCACCGCGCCCGTCCATCATGACGATCACATCTGGCGCGGCGAGGATGACAGCCTCATCATTGACAAGCTTGTAGCCCTCAAAGCTCTCGGCCATGACGTTGGTACCGCCCACAAGTTCGATCAAGCCATGGGCGCCAGTCCCACTGCCAGAGGCGTTCAAACGCCCGCCATCGACGGAAAGAGCGAAAAGGACACGGAGCGGTGTGTCTGATGCCGCACGTTGCGCGTCAAGCGCGGCAAAGTCTGTCCGCAACTGCGCGATCAGGGTATCGGCCTTGTCCTCAACACCAAGTGCCTCGCCGACAGTGCCAATGGATGCAAGGACGGCGTCTGGGGTGAAGCCATCTTCGACAAAAACGATAGGCACTGCAGCGCCCCGCAACTGATCCAGCGCTTCAACGGGGCCTGATGTGGATCGCGCGATGATGAGATCTGGCCCGACGGATAGAACACCTTCGGCTGACAGACGCCGCATGTAACCAACGTCCGGCAGATCATTGACGGCCTCCGGAAACACCGAGGTCGTGTCGCGCGCAACGATGCGATCTTCTTCACCAAGAGCGTAGATGATCTCCGTGATCGGGCCACCAACAGAGACAATTGCATCGGCTGTTGGGTAACGTTCGGCTTGCAAGAATGAGGGAAGCGCCAGGCAAACCGCGCCGAAAAATGTCTTACGAAGCATCACGCCGTCTCCAGTGTCTTTGTGGGTAGCGCATCGACAATCTCTTCCCAGCCCGAGAGATCGTTATTCTCGCCGGACCGCTGTCCGAACACCTGTGCAATCAGCATGCCAGCAGCGTCAAACATCTCGATCGAGATGGCGGCACCGCGCTTTGTCGGTTTTGTAACAGCATAGACTTCGGCGACATGATCACCTCTGAGGTGCAGATCAAACCGGTCATCAAGCACGTTGAGCCATGGACCCATTGGCTTGATATTCTCCAATGTTCCCCAATGGATCTGGATCATGCCGCGATTGCCGACGAACAGGATGACCTCCTGACCGGCCTTTGCGACCGCCTCCAAAAGCTGGGAGGGTGTGTCGTTGGTCAGCGGCCTGACCCAGCTTTCACCTGCAACCATGCGATAGGCTCCCAGCCTGTTCGTCCCGAGTTTGGATGTCATACGCATGAACTGGTGCGTGTCTGTCATTTTGGCCCACTCAGACAAGAGCGCGTCCCGCTTCGCGGCATTCTCTTTCGGCGCTTCCGGCGGTGTGCGCTCCGCAACATCAAGTTTTTCACTGCCGTCAATCGCCAGACTGTCCACAACAGACGACCACGCATCGTGATTGGAATCCTCACGCAGAAAGACCTTGTGTACAGCATCACCAGCTGCATCAAAGACCTGCAAGGTGCGGCGCAGACCACGCTCCGTCTCTTGCTCAATCGCAAAGGCATGTGCCCAGTACTTGGAAAAGATGCGCAGGTCGATCTCTTTGCCTAGGACCATCGATGCATGTGCACCGCTGTGGTATTCACCATAGGTGCCGACACGCTCATGCACAGCGCTTTCGTTTCGGGTCACCACGGGCAAGGACATAACCTTTCTCTTCAAGAGCATGGCCAAAGGCTTCCTTCGTGTCAGAGACCGCCCACGCTTCATGGAAGACAATCGCCCGTGCCTGGTCCTGCAGCCCGAGCGTCCGTTCCGCCCGTTCAATCGCCGTTTCGAATTGATGGATGGAGACCTTCTCAGTCTCAGGAGGATTGATGCTAAGCGAGAATAGGAACTGCTGGCATTTCGTGCCTTTTAAAATCGCATCGGCTTCCTGAAAAGCACCGTGCAGGTTGTCAGCCGTGAACCCCCGCAGATCATGGAGTTCGACATGATCGTTATCGCGATCATTCATCAAGTGAGCTGCGAGCTTCAAACCGTTCCCGCGCTGATTGCCGACGATGATCATGAGCGGTCCTCGCTTTCGTAGCCAAGTGCGTTCATTAGTTCGTTGCGGATGGCCAGCACAGCCGCGCAGGTTGCCATGAGTTCCTCTTCGACTTCCGGCGATAGAGGCAGCGCACCCATGTTCGCGGCCTTGGCAAGCTGATTGAGATTATTCGCCAGACGGAGGTTGCCGAGCAGTCCAAGCGCCCGCGCCAGCGCGGCGTGGTCTTTGACGGGAGCAGTTCCGCGTGTCCGTCGAGGAGACAGATCACTGTCAAACGCCTTGGCTTTGATATAGGAGCCAAGCGGTGTTCCAGCCGCAGCATGGTCCAGCTTTTCCCGCTCTTCCTCAGTCAGACGCAGAGAGAATGGCGGCGGTGTTTTCTTGCGAGCGGATTGTGATCTTTTCTTCCGAGCCGCGGGGCGGGGTTTACGTGTTGAAGCGGGAAAGGATTGTCGCAGATGGCTCATGGTCCCATCCCCGGCAAATCGGCTTCATGTGGCTTCAACTGGGCTTCCCAGTCCTCTAAAACCTCAAAGAGAGAGTTCGAACTTTCTCCCGTCAGGTCCGCCACTTCCTTGCAGTTTGATCCGTATGTTTGAAGTCAAACTCCTCAAACAGAAATGCGCAACTCTAGATCCGATTTGAAGGCGGGCAGGACCGAAATTCCCGGCGGACCTAATTCCCGGTTGGTCGCAGAACAGTCACCCCAACCGCTGCAGCTCGCGCCAGATCGGGGTCGAGTGACATCGGAATGTACTCACCACGCCGCCACAACTCGCCCAGATTGTCGTAGTGCCGTGACAGCGGATGCCCGGATTGTCCGGTCGACGTAATGAAGACTGAACTGTCGGGGTCGGCGAAATCATAGACCCCCCGATAGGCCCCCGCATGCACATTTTGAAACGGGTAGGGATCAACGCCAGAGGTTTTGGCCCGTTGCAGCGTATGATCACCGCCGCTGGTCGATTGCCGGATATTTACCACCCATTCAAGGATTGGTGTGTTGCCCAGCACGGGGTGATCGTGGGTCGCCACATGCGCATCGCCCCAGCGTACAGCCTCGACCGCGCCGCCATGGTTCTCGGCAATCCAGAGGAGCGCGTCATCCAGTGATTGCCGGGCGATATCGGTGCAGGTTTCAACCGGGGCGGATTGAATCACATCGCACCAGATACTTGCACCATTGATGTCGCGGAACACGCGTTCGATAAAAACCGGTTCGACGTGGGTGAACTCATCGGCCAGCGGACCTAATTCATCGCGGATCAGGCGTTGCTGGACCGCGCGCACCCAGGCCGAGTAGATCAGTGGCTCGGGCAGATGTTCGTTCATCTCACCGTTCCATGCTGACAGCAGGTTCAGGGCAATCTGGCGCCGTCGTTCGGGCGTGCCATCAGGGGCTGCGTCGCCGGTGAACCACAAGTCAGCACCCATCAGGGTGGAGAGCGTACGTGCGGTGAAGCTGACCGTATCCAGCTGTGCTTCGATAAAGCTGTCGCGCGTATGCACCTCGCGCGCCTGCATCAGACGGCGCCAGCGGTTGATCCGCTGTGTGTCACCCCACGAATGGGTGACGTGACGCGGAAACGGGCGGTCAACAGTCTTGTTGTTGGTGTTGCCGAGAATACCACCCGGTGGATCAAGGAACTCTGGGTTGTCACGGTAGGGAAAGCGCCCCTGCCAGCGGTTTTCGGGCAAATACCCAAAGGCGGGCAGGCGGCCCTGGCTTTGGTGGTTGGCATCACGTGCGGGGATGGCGCCCACGGTTTTCATCGCGATCCGATTGCGATCTGCCAACGTCAGGTTCTGCGCCGGGGCGATAAAGGCATCACCCGCCGTAATCGCCTCTTCTACCGTGCGCGCGTGGTTCAATGCGAAGGCGGCGGATATGGTGGTGTCCCGGTCTGACAGGGCCGTCCATGAAATTGCTGTCACATGGCCGGGCGGAGTGATTGTGCCCAGATCATATTTGTCGCGCGGCATGACCGGCCCATTGGCGGTCCATCGCAGGCGCAGTGTGACCGCCGAGCCGTCTTTGACGTTGATGATGCTGTCACGTGTGCGGAACGGGACCCAACCGTTGGGGCTGCGGTATTCTTCGGGGTTATCGGGGTTCACCTCTTCGACCATGATGTCCACATCGTCAACG is from Yoonia sp. GPGPB17 and encodes:
- a CDS encoding cell envelope integrity protein TolA, producing the protein MTTTAPPVSTDTQAPIPTQTQQPTSTAQAALSEKETAVSELAVVTSRPATMVVTPSEGRETLALTVSMRPTARPDQQSETQPAPTHDDAAPARRGNAEVNAARGQQAGSEGGTVAQSSGAQQTSAQQVGQGEVNDYKSRVASRVIRVADRMRSRGSSGDVVVGMQIAGSGHLAAATVVQSSGNQAADTIALDAIRRAAPFDPTPGGQGITFRFAVRLVSD
- a CDS encoding ExbD/TolR family protein is translated as MAGFLQTQTVREKGEPTLPLINIVFLMLIFFLVTAQMAAPLDPGIELVNTEDDAFVPPPDALVIDAFGQITFRGVASSPDAALTILASEASGALKARILPDRRAPADAVIALAQSLRRGGAEAVFIVTEQAL
- a CDS encoding ExbD/TolR family protein, whose amino-acid sequence is MLVRKRTRLPMTSLIDVIFLLLLFFMLTSTFSRFGEIPITLGGAGEVARTNVTAPVLVRITASGPSINGTQTAASELAEAVLMLAETAPQVLVTTTGDATAQILAETLHALRAIPDAQIVVLE
- a CDS encoding MotA/TolQ/ExbB proton channel family protein; the encoded protein is MITPARDRILGLLELGGPVVALLLALSVIALTVAIWKAIIFMMEGVGRGADHGFVKTILMDMRTPGGHVDVARAEATAQLDAAFGEMSRGLRVLDLTAQLAPLLGLFGTVLGMIEAFQNLQEAGSTADPSLLAGGIWVALMTTAVGLCVAMPASVLLAWFDGRLLAHRLAANVALEERLGSKTPARAATGNALQHAG
- a CDS encoding VOC family protein, with translation MTDLMTIPILRSPDLSKTSDFYSALGFVPERIGEYLIVRRPGIELHYCPPDFTDGRPTESSCYIRGGGIDGLHAEWTVAGVAGLTHIYHRPWGMYEFYISDPHGCLLKFGRSDQEGDPPDAYEPRHPGDPT
- a CDS encoding heme ABC transporter ATP-binding protein, which translates into the protein MALIANDIVVHFGATQILHGVDFSASAGTFAAIIGPNGSGKTTLLRAMTGEISYSGTVQINGQNTHSIRPEILAKERAVLAQSTQLAFPFTVLEVVRLGLTAGVATGDPTDAADLPFQALVRVGLEGFEGRFYSELSGGEKQRVQLARVLVQIWLPVLNGKPRWLFLDEPVSSLDIGHQLLVMQIAADYARAGGGVVAVMHDLNLTAMYAQKVTLLNEGRCVATGAPADVLTNARLSEAYGCTLAINSAPNDGTPWILPHAARLSGHGAIA
- a CDS encoding FecCD family ABC transporter permease; translated protein: MTFSSSLAGQRHATRPQGDRRVLARLLTALLAGALLLTMLLSLGWGAASDTDVVGALIGADDVSLRDRTIVWDIRLPRTLIGALVGAALAVSGAVLQGLFRNPLADPGLVGVSAGASFGAVIAIVLGGSAPFWLQASLGSFMVPFAAFLGGWITTILLYSVATRNGRTSVATMLLAGLALAALASALTGVLVYYATDDELRDLTFWGLGSVAGANWQKFWSAAPLIIVCLLAAPFLARSLNALALGEAAAGHLGIRVQAMKRIAILTVACSVGASVAVTGGIGFVGIVVPHLLRLVQGPDHRGLLINSALLGGVMLLLADAIARTVIAPAEMPIGIITAIIGGPFFLWILMRNRALVDL
- a CDS encoding heme/hemin ABC transporter substrate-binding protein; protein product: MLRKTFFGAVCLALPSFLQAERYPTADAIVSVGGPITEIIYALGEEDRIVARDTTSVFPEAVNDLPDVGYMRRLSAEGVLSVGPDLIIARSTSGPVEALDQLRGAAVPIVFVEDGFTPDAVLASIGTVGEALGVEDKADTLIAQLRTDFAALDAQRAASDTPLRVLFALSVDGGRLNASGSGTGAHGLIELVGGTNVMAESFEGYKLVNDEAVILAAPDVIVMMDGRGDHSGRADEVLALPSVALTPAGENAAFLTIPGALGFGPRTPELA
- a CDS encoding hemin-degrading factor, with translation MSLPVVTRNESAVHERVGTYGEYHSGAHASMVLGKEIDLRIFSKYWAHAFAIEQETERGLRRTLQVFDAAGDAVHKVFLREDSNHDAWSSVVDSLAIDGSEKLDVAERTPPEAPKENAAKRDALLSEWAKMTDTHQFMRMTSKLGTNRLGAYRMVAGESWVRPLTNDTPSQLLEAVAKAGQEVILFVGNRGMIQIHWGTLENIKPMGPWLNVLDDRFDLHLRGDHVAEVYAVTKPTKRGAAISIEMFDAAGMLIAQVFGQRSGENNDLSGWEEIVDALPTKTLETA
- the mobC gene encoding plasmid mobilization relaxosome protein MobC; the encoded protein is MSHLRQSFPASTRKPRPAARKKRSQSARKKTPPPFSLRLTEEEREKLDHAAAGTPLGSYIKAKAFDSDLSPRRTRGTAPVKDHAALARALGLLGNLRLANNLNQLAKAANMGALPLSPEVEEELMATCAAVLAIRNELMNALGYESEDRS
- a CDS encoding penicillin acylase family protein; amino-acid sequence: MALIFRWLVRLASALIVLVVAAISLAYYFASRSLPDYNANSDVAGISAPVEIVRDNANVPHIFGETDEDVYFALGYAHAQDRLWQMTMLRRTAQGRLSELFGERTVGIDEVLRRFDLYTLSVSSVDAQTDEAKAYLNAYSRGVNAWIAEVNKGALGRGAPEMWLFNHAIAPWQPADSIAILKLMALDLTSDLEDEVLRARVSLLLDNDRLSDILPDDPTGGIAALPEYSSLVPGVAPYTPNMRLAYDRLSPIRPAPLRGASNAWAASASRATTGSTLLANDPHLGLTAPSIWYLARLELGTGGIIGGTIPGMPLVLSGRSDALGWGVTTAGVDDVDIMVEEVNPDNPEEYRSPNGWVPFRTRDSIINVKDGSAVTLRLRWTANGPVMPRDKYDLGTITPPGHVTAISWTALSDRDTTISAAFALNHARTVEEAITAGDAFIAPAQNLTLADRNRIAMKTVGAIPARDANHQSQGRLPAFGYLPENRWQGRFPYRDNPEFLDPPGGILGNTNNKTVDRPFPRHVTHSWGDTQRINRWRRLMQAREVHTRDSFIEAQLDTVSFTARTLSTLMGADLWFTGDAAPDGTPERRRQIALNLLSAWNGEMNEHLPEPLIYSAWVRAVQQRLIRDELGPLADEFTHVEPVFIERVFRDINGASIWCDVIQSAPVETCTDIARQSLDDALLWIAENHGGAVEAVRWGDAHVATHDHPVLGNTPILEWVVNIRQSTSGGDHTLQRAKTSGVDPYPFQNVHAGAYRGVYDFADPDSSVFITSTGQSGHPLSRHYDNLGELWRRGEYIPMSLDPDLARAAAVGVTVLRPTGN